A region from the Romeriopsis navalis LEGE 11480 genome encodes:
- a CDS encoding dipeptide epimerase: protein MQIRLQTFTVNKRFALTISRGTTAKTTNLFVRLEHDGIEGWGEASPFSIGETPQTTEALARSLQRVMPLLAPYHPLERDKVDRLLKDSQVPSAARSAIDMAMHDWLGHASGVPLWHLWGLNRENIVPTSVTIGISTPAAAQERVKNWLGMSSEIQSLKVKLGSPAGIAADQAMLQEVMETAPHIKKVSIDANGGWNLKDAVMMSYWLAEQGIDYIEQPLAKGNEDDLQKLYAVSPLPIFVDESCFTSADIPGLVDRCHGINIKLNKCGGLTEATKMIHAAKTFGLGVMFGCYSDSTLMNTALAQLAPLADHLDLDSHLNLLDDPFEGALFQNGRVVPNNNPGLGVALRAKDAAT from the coding sequence ATGCAAATTCGGCTGCAAACCTTCACTGTCAATAAACGCTTCGCTCTGACAATTAGCCGAGGGACGACTGCGAAGACGACGAATCTATTTGTCCGGCTTGAGCATGATGGGATTGAAGGTTGGGGGGAGGCCTCGCCATTTTCCATTGGTGAAACGCCCCAAACGACGGAAGCACTAGCCCGATCACTCCAACGGGTGATGCCTTTGCTGGCGCCGTACCATCCCCTCGAACGCGATAAAGTCGATCGATTACTTAAGGATTCTCAAGTTCCATCGGCGGCCCGATCGGCGATCGATATGGCCATGCATGATTGGCTCGGCCATGCGTCGGGGGTGCCGCTGTGGCATTTGTGGGGGTTAAATCGGGAAAATATTGTACCGACTTCTGTGACGATCGGCATTAGCACCCCTGCCGCTGCCCAGGAACGCGTGAAGAACTGGCTGGGCATGAGCAGTGAGATTCAGTCCTTGAAAGTGAAACTGGGATCGCCCGCCGGAATTGCAGCGGACCAGGCGATGTTGCAGGAAGTGATGGAAACCGCGCCCCATATCAAAAAGGTGAGCATTGACGCGAATGGGGGGTGGAATCTGAAGGACGCAGTGATGATGTCCTACTGGCTGGCGGAGCAGGGGATTGACTACATTGAGCAACCCTTGGCGAAAGGTAATGAAGATGATTTGCAAAAGCTCTATGCGGTGTCGCCGTTGCCGATTTTTGTGGATGAGAGTTGTTTTACCAGTGCGGATATTCCAGGGTTAGTCGATCGGTGTCACGGGATCAATATCAAGCTGAATAAGTGTGGTGGCTTGACCGAAGCGACGAAGATGATTCATGCCGCAAAGACCTTTGGGTTAGGTGTAATGTTTGGCTGTTATTCCGATAGTACGTTGATGAATACGGCATTGGCCCAGTTGGCGCCCTTAGCGGACCATCTTGATCTTGATAGTCATTTGAACCTGCTGGATGACCCCTTTGAAGGCGCGCTGTTTCAGAATGGGCGGGTGGTGCCCAATAACAATCCAGGGTTAGGTGTGGCCTTGCGGGCAAAGGATGCAGCGACTTAG
- a CDS encoding J domain-containing protein produces MSSELVRKLTPEEEELAKKKAQLEITEAELAQRELDLATLHGELHAFERQYQQIIGMRYLELDRVEVQIEEYMAYLEEAEDFSPSEGLKQLYRQIAKKVHPDLATDKAERVRRQDLMAAINQAYEEGNEERLREILYQWENSPDTVEGEGIGAELIRALRKIAQSQERLRCIEEELSVIHSTELYQLREQVIQAESQGKNLLEEMASMIDEEINNAKKRLAELKAS; encoded by the coding sequence ATGAGTAGCGAGTTAGTCCGGAAGCTCACGCCTGAAGAAGAAGAATTAGCCAAGAAAAAAGCACAACTAGAAATAACAGAAGCGGAGTTAGCTCAGCGAGAACTAGATCTAGCAACTCTACATGGTGAACTTCACGCATTCGAGCGCCAGTATCAACAAATCATTGGCATGCGTTATTTAGAATTAGATCGGGTCGAAGTCCAGATTGAAGAATATATGGCTTATTTGGAAGAAGCAGAAGATTTTTCACCTTCCGAAGGCCTCAAGCAATTGTACAGACAGATAGCGAAGAAAGTTCACCCTGATTTAGCTACCGATAAAGCAGAGAGAGTACGTCGTCAAGATCTCATGGCCGCGATCAATCAAGCCTATGAAGAAGGGAATGAAGAAAGGTTGCGAGAAATTCTATATCAATGGGAAAACAGCCCCGACACGGTGGAAGGAGAAGGCATTGGTGCAGAGTTAATCCGCGCATTACGAAAAATCGCGCAGAGTCAAGAACGTCTACGATGCATTGAGGAAGAACTTTCAGTCATACACAGCACTGAACTTTATCAACTTCGCGAACAAGTCATTCAGGCAGAGTCTCAAGGGAAAAACTTGTTAGAAGAAATGGCTTCAATGATTGACGAAGAAATTAACAATGCAAAAAAACGCCTAGCCGAACTAAAAGCAAGTTAG